From a single Larus michahellis chromosome 18, bLarMic1.1, whole genome shotgun sequence genomic region:
- the LOC141732632 gene encoding olfactory receptor 13G1-like, producing the protein MHPQNLTKVSEFILESVFDNPHLQGLYIAISLCVYLTAILSNSFVIIATIVHPRLHNPMYFFISNLAILDLVIISSVLPKMLENLILGKNTISFEGCVAQLYIFTFSGSTELILLTVMSYDRYLAICRPLHYVSMMSKGTCITLMAGVWGIGTVNSLINTLLVAQLDFCGPNLVQNFLCEIPPVLALSCSSTYLSEIMVYTADIILGMGNFLLVILSYCLIIITILKIQGSEGKWKAFSTCSSHLAVVGLFYSSIIYTYIQPTSALLEKKNKPVSIMYALVTPTVNPLIYSLRNKVIKAAFCEFVSFLRKN; encoded by the coding sequence ATGCACCCACAGAATCTCACCAAGGTCTCTGAATTCATCCTTGAGAGTGTTTTTGACAACCCTCACCTCCAAGGTCTCTATATTGCAATATCTTTGTGTGTCTACCTCACTGCTATCCTCAGCAACTCATTTGTCATTATAGCTACCATTGTCCACCCACGGCTTCACAACCCTATGTACTTTTTCATCTCCAACCTGGCCATCCTTGACCTGGTAATTATCTCCTCAGTGCTGCCCAAGATGTTGGAGAACCTGATCCTGGGCAAGAACACCATCTCATTTGAGGGTTGTGTAGCACAGCTCTACATCTTCACTTTCTCAGGCTCAACAGAGCTTATACTGTTAAcagtcatgtcctatgaccggtACCTGGCCATCTGCCGGCCTCTTCACTATGTAAGCATGATGAGCAAGGGGACTTGCATCACTTTAATGGCTGGTGTCTGGGGAATCGGTACTGTCAATTCCCTCATAAACACCCTTCTTGTGGCACAGTTGGACTTTTGTGGGCCAAATTTAGTCCAAAATTTCTTATGTGAGATACCCCCAGTCCTTGCCCTGTCCTGCAGCTCAACCTATCTCAGTGAAATCATGGTTTACACGGCAGACATCATCTTAGGCATGGGAAACTTCCTGCTGGTCATCCTCTCCTATTGCCTTATCATTATCACCATCCTGAAGATCCAGGGTTCTGAAGGGAAGTGGAAAGCCTTCTCCACCTGCTCCTCACACCTTGCTGTTGTTGGCTTGTTCTACTCCAGCATCATCTACACCTATATCCAGCCAACTAGCGCtctattagaaaagaaaaacaaaccagtgagCATTATGTATGCTCTGGTGACTCCCACTGTGAACCCTCTGATCTACAGCTTGCGAAACAAAGTCATCAAAGCGGCATTCTGTGAATTTGTatcatttctcaggaaaaattAA